A segment of the Triticum aestivum cultivar Chinese Spring unplaced genomic scaffold, IWGSC CS RefSeq v2.1 scaffold152553, whole genome shotgun sequence genome:
TTCTATCCGACAGGAACAAATGCCCGACATTCGAAATCACCTTTAATCTTCTCGTATACTGCTCTAGCAAGAGTGGTCTTGCCCAACCCTCCAAATCCAACAATGGAGACCTTCTTCAGTCTCTTGTTAGAGGCATCATCTCCCTCCATGGAGAGCAACCTCATGAGCTCCTGATCCCTCTTCCCATATATGCCAACTAGCTCTGTCGCTTCTGCATACAAAGCTCGAAGACAAGGATCGATAGCAATTGATTCCGTAGGATTAGGAGCAACTACCTTGTTCCTCTCACGCCTAGCGGCCACCTCCTGGAGTTGCTCCTTGATTTCCTTGATCGCGTCAGCTATGCTATGGTgattcttgcctttcttgaacaaGCCGACCATCTTGTTCTTGAGCTCCTTGAATCTGCCGGAGTTGTCATGAGGCTGCTGAATGCCGTCGCCGTCAACTCGTACGAGGAACTTGTCCACGACATCCTCCATGTTGTAGGAGAGCTCTCTGACCTCGTCAGCCCAGAGCTTGACTTGCCTGTCGAGCTGGTCCCGCGGCACCTCGCCAACCTTGACGAGGGCAGCGTGCATGCTCTCAAGCTCCTTCATGAGGAACTCGACATCTTTCCTGACGCGCTTGTGCAGCTTGTACTCCTCCACGAGCAGCTCGCCCAGCTTGGGGATCAGGCTGCCCATGGCCCCCGTGACAATATTCATGAGAGCAGGAGGACGAGCAACCAGGATCAACCGGCTGGAAACCTTTGAATCGATGAATAAGGGGAGCTGTAGTGCAATCCAAATTGTGTGAAGCC
Coding sequences within it:
- the LOC123176839 gene encoding disease resistance protein Pik-2-like encodes the protein MNIVTGAMGSLIPKLGELLVEEYKLHKRVRKDVEFLMKELESMHAALVKVGEVPRDQLDRQVKLWADEVRELSYNMEDVVDKFLVRVDGDGIQQPHDNSGRFKELKNKMVGLFKKGKNHHSIADAIKEIKEQLQEVAARRERNKVVAPNPTESIAIDPCLRALYAEATELVGIYGKRDQELMRLLSMEGDDASNKRLKKVSIVGFGGLGKTTLARAVYEKIKGDFECRAFVPVG